A window from Pseudomonas sp. Tri1 encodes these proteins:
- a CDS encoding efflux transporter outer membrane subunit, giving the protein MSAFFGLPQRILNFIGVILLAGCTVGPDFVKPENGLGTVQLAPRQEHASGVPMSAAAVPAQWWTLFNDAVLTGLQSRALAGNLDLQMAAERIEQSRAQLGIAASQLLPSVGANASYTREALSEHGKFAALGAPTGPENFWQLGFDASWEIDLWGRAQRAREGAAATLEATVYDREAARVALAAEVARTYLQLRGTQAQLDITRQNLTVAQRTLGLAESRERNGVATRFETSSARAQLATIKAMVPELDQRRNAQMNALALLMGEQPRALDGQLGKALPLPSLPTGVPVGVPSELAHRRPDILRAEAQLHAATAAIGVAKADFYPRIGLKGRIGVEAFESGDLASWDSRVFSIGPTVYLPIFQGGRLMQRLALNESRQRTAALAYRQTVLRAWHEVDNALDAWSAQQRQHDELLVSYEQNKQALHTAERGYQQGAADYLSVLTAQLNLLASQTSLNASATNATLTVVNLYKSLGGGWNSEAAQ; this is encoded by the coding sequence ATGTCGGCTTTCTTTGGGTTACCCCAGCGCATTTTGAACTTCATCGGCGTGATCCTCCTGGCCGGTTGTACCGTCGGTCCCGACTTCGTGAAACCTGAGAACGGGCTTGGCACCGTACAGCTGGCGCCCCGCCAAGAGCACGCAAGCGGCGTCCCGATGTCCGCCGCGGCGGTGCCAGCCCAATGGTGGACGCTGTTCAATGACGCCGTGCTCACCGGGCTGCAATCGCGCGCACTGGCGGGCAACCTGGACCTGCAGATGGCAGCCGAGCGTATCGAACAAAGCCGGGCGCAATTGGGCATTGCAGCTTCGCAGCTGCTGCCCAGCGTAGGGGCCAATGCCAGCTACACCCGTGAGGCCCTCAGCGAACATGGCAAGTTCGCTGCACTGGGTGCCCCGACCGGCCCCGAGAATTTCTGGCAACTGGGCTTCGATGCCAGCTGGGAAATCGATCTGTGGGGCCGTGCACAACGAGCCCGCGAAGGCGCTGCCGCGACACTGGAGGCCACGGTTTATGATCGCGAAGCCGCACGGGTGGCCCTGGCCGCCGAAGTAGCGCGGACCTATCTGCAATTGCGCGGAACCCAGGCGCAACTGGACATCACCCGGCAAAACCTGACGGTCGCACAGCGCACCCTCGGCCTGGCTGAAAGCCGCGAGCGTAATGGCGTCGCGACGCGCTTCGAAACCTCGTCCGCTCGGGCGCAGTTGGCCACAATCAAGGCCATGGTTCCCGAGTTGGACCAACGTCGCAACGCCCAGATGAATGCACTGGCTTTGCTGATGGGGGAACAGCCCCGCGCCCTCGATGGGCAACTGGGCAAGGCGCTGCCCCTGCCTTCCCTGCCCACCGGCGTTCCGGTGGGCGTCCCGTCCGAGCTGGCCCACAGGCGCCCCGACATCCTGCGCGCCGAGGCCCAGCTGCATGCCGCCACAGCCGCCATCGGTGTGGCCAAGGCTGATTTCTACCCACGCATCGGCCTGAAAGGACGAATCGGCGTGGAAGCCTTCGAAAGTGGCGATCTCGCCAGTTGGGACTCCCGGGTCTTCTCCATCGGCCCCACGGTTTACTTGCCGATCTTCCAGGGCGGACGTTTGATGCAGCGCCTGGCCCTGAACGAATCACGGCAAAGAACGGCAGCGCTCGCGTATCGCCAAACCGTCTTGCGAGCCTGGCATGAAGTGGACAATGCCCTGGACGCCTGGTCGGCTCAACAGCGTCAGCACGATGAACTGCTGGTTTCCTACGAACAGAACAAGCAGGCGTTGCACACCGCCGAGCGAGGTTATCAGCAAGGCGCCGCCGACTACCTGAGTGTACTGACGGCCCAACTCAACCTGCTTGCCAGCCAAACCAGCCTCAATGCCAGCGCGACCAACGCGACGCTCACCGTGGTCAATCTCTACAAGTCCCTGGGTGGCGGTTGGAATTCGGAGGCTGCCCAATGA
- a CDS encoding ABC transporter ATP-binding protein has product MTTQVPILQIDDIEVLYEQTILAVRSVSLKVVKGQVVVLLGANGAGKSTTLKAASNLVRAERGEVVRGRIVYQGKEVTHSAPHTLAANGLVQVLEGRHCFAQLTVEENLLAGALARQVPRRQLLADLEWVYAHFPRLKLRRKSLAGYTSGGEQQMIALGRALMAKPQLVLLDEPSMGLAPQIVEEIFEIVRQLNQRDGVSFLIAEQNINIALRHAHYGYVLESGRVASEGSAEQLAARGDLQDFYLGTRARGQEAAGIEEQRCP; this is encoded by the coding sequence ATGACCACGCAAGTGCCGATCCTGCAGATCGACGACATTGAAGTGCTCTACGAACAAACCATCCTGGCCGTGCGCAGCGTGTCGCTGAAGGTGGTGAAAGGGCAAGTCGTGGTGCTGCTGGGCGCCAACGGCGCAGGCAAAAGCACGACCTTGAAGGCGGCCTCCAACCTGGTGCGCGCCGAACGGGGCGAAGTGGTGCGGGGGCGGATTGTGTATCAGGGAAAGGAGGTGACCCACAGTGCGCCTCACACGCTGGCGGCAAACGGATTGGTGCAGGTGCTGGAGGGCCGGCATTGCTTTGCCCAGTTGACCGTGGAAGAAAACCTCTTGGCCGGCGCCCTTGCGCGCCAGGTTCCGCGGCGCCAGCTCCTGGCCGACCTGGAGTGGGTCTACGCGCATTTTCCGCGCCTGAAATTGCGGCGCAAGAGCCTGGCCGGCTACACCTCGGGCGGCGAACAGCAGATGATCGCGCTCGGGCGTGCGCTGATGGCCAAACCACAACTGGTGCTGCTCGACGAGCCGTCGATGGGCCTGGCGCCGCAGATCGTCGAGGAAATCTTCGAGATCGTCCGCCAACTCAACCAGCGCGATGGCGTGAGCTTTTTGATCGCCGAACAGAACATCAACATCGCCCTGCGTCATGCCCACTATGGCTATGTATTGGAAAGCGGTCGCGTGGCCAGTGAAGGCAGCGCCGAACAACTGGCAGCCCGCGGCGATCTCCAGGATTTTTATCTGGGGACGCGGGCTAGGGGGCAGGAAGCTGCCGGGATTGAAGAGCAGCGCTGCCCATAA
- a CDS encoding sigma-54 dependent transcriptional regulator: protein MQLLTLPPSPSLATSIRATAQVFEDPTSQALLAHLQRVAPSDASVLIIGQTGTGKELVARHVHNLSTRRDKPFVAVNCGAFSETLVEAELFGHEKGAFTGALTAKAGWFEEADGGTLFLDEIGDLPLPIQVKLLRVLQEREVVRLGSRKSIKINVRVLAATNVQLEKAINAGHFREDLYYRLNVVSLVLKPLRERPGDILPLIRHFIAEYSRRLGHGEVTLDAQAQRKLLDYSWPGNIRELENVIHHTLLICRNKVIGEQDLHLSNFRIERQDNPQECVPQNAEALLQKAFEKLLEQEHGNLHEQVEAALLRATYRYANCNQVHTASLLGLSRNVTRTLLIRIGELVVNRRRPALDTRDGRVVNLST, encoded by the coding sequence ATGCAGCTCCTCACGCTTCCTCCCTCGCCCAGCCTGGCCACCTCGATTCGCGCCACGGCCCAGGTCTTTGAAGACCCTACTTCCCAGGCGCTGTTGGCGCATCTGCAACGAGTGGCGCCCAGCGATGCCAGTGTATTGATCATCGGCCAGACCGGGACAGGCAAAGAGCTGGTGGCCCGCCATGTGCACAACCTCAGCACTCGCCGCGACAAGCCGTTCGTTGCGGTCAACTGCGGGGCGTTTTCCGAAACACTGGTGGAAGCCGAGCTGTTCGGCCATGAAAAAGGCGCCTTCACCGGCGCATTGACGGCCAAGGCCGGCTGGTTCGAGGAGGCCGACGGTGGCACGCTGTTCCTGGATGAAATCGGTGATTTGCCGCTGCCGATCCAGGTCAAGTTGCTGCGGGTACTACAGGAACGTGAAGTGGTCCGCCTGGGCTCGCGCAAGAGCATCAAGATCAATGTGCGGGTACTGGCGGCCACCAACGTGCAGTTGGAAAAAGCCATCAACGCCGGACACTTTCGCGAAGATCTCTATTACCGCCTGAACGTAGTCAGCCTGGTCCTCAAACCCTTGCGCGAACGACCCGGCGACATCCTGCCGTTGATCCGCCATTTCATCGCCGAGTACAGCCGCCGGCTGGGTCACGGCGAGGTGACGCTGGACGCCCAGGCGCAGCGCAAACTGCTCGACTATTCCTGGCCGGGCAATATCCGCGAGCTGGAAAACGTCATTCACCACACACTGCTGATTTGCCGTAACAAAGTGATTGGCGAACAGGACCTGCACCTGTCGAATTTTCGCATCGAACGTCAGGACAACCCACAGGAATGCGTCCCACAAAACGCAGAGGCGTTGTTGCAAAAAGCCTTTGAAAAACTGCTCGAGCAGGAGCACGGCAACCTTCATGAGCAGGTCGAAGCAGCGCTACTGCGCGCCACCTACCGCTACGCCAATTGCAATCAAGTGCATACGGCCAGTCTGTTGGGCCTCAGTCGCAATGTGACGCGCACGCTGCTGATCCGGATTGGCGAGCTGGTGGTCAATCGACGGCGCCCGGCACTGGACACACGGGATGGCCGGGTGGTCAACCTGTCTACCTGA
- a CDS encoding HlyD family secretion protein, with protein MALPKKAQIISAVLLAAAIGAVLYFNRPESSAAIQSTDDAYVHADFTTVAPQVSGTVEKVLIEDNQPVKKGDLLATIDDRDFVAAVNAAKAQVASARASIASLQAHLIQQETAIRQAQAAVAADEAAVKLAKANHARYRNLATDGSGTVQAQQQAEAQLSVQLASQDKSQAGLQAARQQVDILKADLEKAKAAQAHAQAVQAIAELKLSYTRITAPISGTIGQKSVRVGAFVNAGKPLLAIVPLDAVYITANFRETQLARVETGQVVDIEVDALPGEVLEGTVQSLGPASGVSYSAVAPHNATGNFTKIVQRLPVRIRIDPDQPVAAKLRVGMSVTPRIRIGG; from the coding sequence ATGGCATTACCGAAGAAAGCCCAGATCATCAGTGCCGTGCTGCTTGCCGCGGCCATCGGCGCTGTTCTGTATTTCAACCGTCCTGAATCCAGCGCCGCGATACAGTCTACGGACGATGCCTACGTCCACGCTGACTTCACCACAGTAGCGCCGCAGGTGTCGGGCACGGTCGAGAAGGTCTTGATCGAAGACAACCAACCGGTGAAGAAAGGCGACCTGCTGGCAACCATCGACGACCGTGATTTCGTTGCAGCCGTGAACGCGGCGAAAGCCCAGGTCGCCAGCGCCCGGGCCAGCATCGCCAGCCTGCAAGCGCACCTGATCCAACAGGAAACCGCCATACGCCAGGCCCAAGCAGCGGTAGCCGCAGACGAGGCGGCAGTCAAGCTGGCCAAAGCCAATCACGCGCGTTATCGCAATCTGGCCACCGACGGCTCGGGAACCGTGCAAGCGCAGCAGCAGGCCGAAGCGCAATTGAGCGTTCAACTGGCCAGCCAGGATAAGAGCCAGGCCGGTCTGCAGGCTGCCCGGCAACAAGTGGATATCCTCAAGGCCGACCTGGAAAAAGCCAAAGCGGCCCAGGCCCACGCGCAGGCGGTGCAAGCCATCGCCGAACTGAAACTATCCTATACCCGCATCACCGCACCGATCAGTGGCACGATCGGGCAGAAATCGGTACGCGTCGGTGCTTTCGTCAATGCTGGAAAACCCTTGCTGGCGATCGTTCCGCTGGACGCCGTCTACATCACCGCCAATTTCCGCGAGACGCAACTGGCGCGCGTAGAAACGGGACAAGTCGTCGATATCGAAGTGGATGCCTTGCCGGGCGAGGTGCTGGAAGGCACGGTACAAAGCCTGGGGCCGGCCAGTGGCGTCAGCTACTCCGCCGTGGCGCCGCACAATGCCACCGGCAACTTCACGAAGATCGTCCAGCGCTTGCCCGTGCGCATTCGCATCGACCCCGACCAGCCGGTGGCGGCGAAATTGCGCGTGGGCATGTCCGTCACGCCGCGTATTCGTATCGGTGGATAG
- a CDS encoding MFS transporter — protein MNGIALLPTAVAASAAPPVSSSKRPLVGLVGIFLAAMMAGLNIRVGALALADVRGAMGLGFDDGSWLTTAYSAGELIAMPFSAWFAITLSVRRLELWMLGTCTLLALILPFIHDLELLLTLRFVQGIASGTTIPLLMMAALKFLPPPIRLYGLALYAMTATFAPNLSIWLAGHWTDGLQDWRWVYWQIIPLTFIAAGLIAWGLPKEPIQALRFRQANWFGMACGVPAFGLMTVALDQGVRLDWFHSPLISSSLVAGLALLAVYLLTEWYHPSPFIKLQILGRRNLGLGCTLFFALLVVLMSSSLLPASYLGPLQNYRVFQMAPIGLIVALPQLILGPLVALLLYQKWVDARVVFALGLFLIALACLCGAQLTSDWNRDQFVMAQTLQALGQPMAVVSMLFLITSVVQPPEGPYVSGTINTLRAFGSLAGAAVVGQLMTVRGRFHGEMLLDHGALADNSLASVPGPAQWMSIIGQQSLVLSIADAYRVLGLLALLLIPLVLRLTYIPAPVMQAASSPSSSHG, from the coding sequence ATGAACGGCATCGCATTGTTGCCAACAGCCGTCGCGGCCAGCGCAGCGCCCCCAGTTTCCTCCTCGAAACGGCCGCTGGTCGGCCTGGTTGGCATTTTTCTCGCGGCCATGATGGCGGGGTTGAATATCCGGGTCGGCGCATTGGCCCTGGCAGATGTGAGAGGCGCAATGGGCCTGGGCTTCGACGACGGCTCCTGGCTCACCACCGCATACAGCGCCGGCGAGCTGATTGCCATGCCCTTTTCCGCGTGGTTTGCCATCACCCTCTCGGTCCGTCGCCTCGAGTTGTGGATGCTCGGTACATGCACCCTGCTCGCCTTGATCCTGCCCTTCATCCACGACCTGGAGCTGTTGCTGACCTTGCGTTTTGTGCAAGGCATCGCCAGCGGCACCACGATCCCGTTGTTGATGATGGCGGCACTCAAATTCCTGCCGCCCCCCATACGGCTGTATGGCCTGGCGCTGTATGCCATGACTGCGACCTTCGCACCGAACCTGTCCATCTGGCTCGCCGGGCACTGGACGGACGGCTTGCAGGACTGGCGCTGGGTGTACTGGCAGATCATTCCCCTGACCTTCATCGCCGCCGGTTTGATCGCCTGGGGGCTGCCGAAGGAACCCATCCAGGCCCTACGCTTTCGGCAAGCCAATTGGTTTGGCATGGCCTGCGGTGTACCGGCATTCGGCCTGATGACCGTCGCACTGGATCAAGGCGTGCGCCTGGACTGGTTTCATTCGCCGTTGATCAGCTCTTCGTTGGTGGCTGGCCTGGCATTGCTGGCTGTCTACCTGTTGACGGAGTGGTACCACCCCTCGCCTTTCATCAAGTTGCAGATCCTCGGACGCCGCAACCTGGGGCTGGGCTGCACTCTGTTCTTCGCGCTGCTGGTGGTGCTGATGTCCAGCTCACTGTTACCGGCCAGCTATCTCGGCCCACTGCAGAACTATCGCGTCTTCCAGATGGCGCCGATCGGGCTGATCGTGGCGTTGCCGCAACTGATCCTGGGACCTCTTGTGGCGCTGTTGCTGTACCAGAAGTGGGTCGATGCGCGTGTCGTATTCGCGCTGGGGCTGTTCCTGATTGCCCTGGCATGCCTTTGCGGCGCGCAATTGACCAGCGACTGGAACCGCGACCAGTTCGTCATGGCGCAAACGCTGCAAGCCCTCGGACAGCCCATGGCGGTGGTCTCGATGTTGTTCCTGATCACCAGCGTGGTGCAGCCCCCCGAAGGGCCCTATGTGTCCGGCACGATCAACACGTTGCGCGCCTTCGGGTCGCTGGCCGGTGCTGCGGTGGTTGGCCAGCTCATGACCGTGCGGGGTCGCTTTCACGGAGAAATGTTGCTGGACCACGGGGCACTGGCAGACAACAGCCTGGCGTCTGTGCCTGGGCCAGCGCAATGGATGAGCATTATCGGCCAGCAGTCGCTGGTGCTGTCGATCGCCGATGCCTATCGCGTGCTGGGCCTGTTGGCGTTGCTGTTGATTCCTCTGGTGTTGCGTCTGACCTACATCCCCGCACCGGTCATGCAGGCAGCCTCATCACCTTCCTCCTCACACGGGTGA
- a CDS encoding response regulator, with the protein MHDTPMRNTTTIAVVDDDESVRTALKSLLRSSGYHVRTYCSAMDFLDANAPADTHCLISDIQMPGMSGLELHEQLGAMGFQIPTIFITAYPHLGANTPRLVACLPKPCETDRLLNCIEAALRQRH; encoded by the coding sequence ATGCATGACACCCCGATGCGCAATACGACGACTATCGCCGTTGTCGACGATGACGAGTCCGTTCGCACAGCCCTGAAAAGCCTGCTACGGTCCAGCGGTTATCACGTTCGAACCTATTGCAGCGCCATGGACTTCCTCGACGCAAACGCCCCGGCGGATACGCACTGCCTGATTTCCGACATCCAGATGCCGGGGATGAGCGGCCTGGAGCTGCATGAGCAGCTCGGTGCCATGGGGTTTCAGATCCCCACCATATTCATCACCGCTTACCCGCACCTTGGCGCCAACACACCCAGGCTGGTTGCCTGCCTGCCCAAACCCTGTGAAACCGACCGGCTGTTGAACTGCATCGAAGCTGCCCTGCGCCAACGCCACTGA